The Pseudomonadota bacterium genomic interval AGAAGCGGCACACGCGGCGCCGGCGTCCTCCGCCCCCGCCCCCGCGACGACGATTCTCTCCTCCTTGAGATCTCTCTCTATGGTCCATCGGATCCTCCTATGCCAACTCGTCGTCCGACGACTCTTCGTCATCACGGCTCGGGGCCTCGACCTCTTCGCGCGGCGGCCGCGGCGCCCGATCGCGCCGGTCCTCGTACGCGTCCTCGGCGAACGACGGGGCGGGCGGGGGCTCGTGCTCGCTCTCCTCGTACGTCGGGACGAACGAGATGTCCTCCTCGCGCGCCGGTCGCGCCTCGGGGTCCACGTCGTCGTCAACCTTGACCGTCAGGTACTTGATGACCGGATCGAGCATGCGCAGGTTGCGCTCGATCTCGTGCACCAGGTCCTCGTACCCGAGGTAGCGAAGGTAGATGAAGATCCCCTTGGGCTGCTTGCGCACCGCGTAGGCCAGCCGTCGCTTGCCCCAGTTCTCGGCGCGCAGCATCTTGCCCTCGAGCTTCGAGATGACGTCCTGGCAGCGGCCGGCCACGCGATCGACCACCTCGGTCGCGGAGTCGGGGTTCAGGATGAAGATCGTCTCGTACTCACGGGCCCTGTGGACGGGCAGGACGTGATCCATTGTGCCTCCTCACGGATGAAGCCCCGGGTCGCGCCCGGAGCAAGGAGTATGTGGGCGGGGCCCTAGCGCCCCGCGAGCCGCGATAACTAGCGCAAGGGCGGGGGATGGTCAAGGAAAACCCCATCCCGCGATGCCGGCGCACGGACCGGGCGGCCGCCTTCCGCGCCGCGCCAAACGCTCCGCAGTCTGGCGCGCGCATCGCCTCGAACCCCGAGGCGGCGCGTGCTATAGTGGCTTCGATCCTTGGGGCGCGCGTCCTGCGCCGAGGAGGAGGCGCGGCGGTGCGAGAGCGGATGGACAGAGGGCGGCTTCTCGTGGGGAGCGCCGAGGAGGTCGACCGGGCGCAGCGCGAGGAATGGGCGCGCGCACCGATCGAGGAGAAGCTCGAGACCATCACGTACCTGAGGGAATGTTTCTATGGCCCCGAAGCGACTACCGGACGACTTCAGAGAGTTCATACAGTGCTTGAACGCCCATGAGGTCCGGTACCTCCTCGTCGGCGGCTGGGCAGTGGGGATCTACGGGAACCCGCGCGCCACCAAGGACATCGACTTTCTGGTCGCGGTCGATGACGAGAACGTCGATCGACTCCAGGCAGCGCTCCGCCAGTTCCGGGCGCCGACCGTGGAGAACGGTGTCTTCCAGAAGCCCGGGAACGTCTTCCGCATGGGCGCTTCGCCCGTCCAGATCGACATCATCAACGAAGCGTCCGGGATTTCTTTCGACGACTGCTACGCGCGGCGCGAGGTGATCGTCGCGGACGGCTTGCCGATCTCGATGATCTCGAAGGCGGACCTGATACGGAACAAGCGCGCGTCCGGGCGCCACCGCGATCTCGCGGACGTCGAGATCCTCGAGGAGGGATAGGGGAGCGGGCATCGCCTCCCTACTTCACGAACCCCTTGCGCTTGAGCATCGGCTTCG includes:
- the rpsF gene encoding 30S ribosomal protein S6, whose amino-acid sequence is MDHVLPVHRAREYETIFILNPDSATEVVDRVAGRCQDVISKLEGKMLRAENWGKRRLAYAVRKQPKGIFIYLRYLGYEDLVHEIERNLRMLDPVIKYLTVKVDDDVDPEARPAREEDISFVPTYEESEHEPPPAPSFAEDAYEDRRDRAPRPPREEVEAPSRDDEESSDDELA